Proteins co-encoded in one Daphnia carinata strain CSIRO-1 chromosome 3, CSIRO_AGI_Dcar_HiC_V3, whole genome shotgun sequence genomic window:
- the LOC130697566 gene encoding mediator of RNA polymerase II transcription subunit 1-like isoform X1: MSETNKKMQLELLMEKLRHKTSHLNLTDSAKTFRMTILEKRYNNDTVEKLQYQKCLDLLQTNMKVTSLQSMLERLESISRQAGLKFTADGSGRAFFISSDMFYLEVIVEQGGSVCEVHIQHEGKSEPQTCNEIAVCLNSGNFSKFTNHLQGLCAIYQVSADKKLKAKAFAALSALELDLGSMSKLQVYRQDIATLVHKSPLGIVMQRVGGLPLTLTYFLSPYDLVNVQSPTLTMTLDKILEKNAGLSCTIGIDSANNYQLPISPLFSVTRNSDGESVPAFSPLNAVNSASLPATFVLRMRDPLVLCFSFAQQIKSITGMEVGNWDQPEYLFWSLIKTVSKGLIESSGIEDGICRALHVTLPDQQHSYFITESEDTALKCCSVSSIPFSHPSHVPQILAILRRQGLLNALLSSCIRPKSQSDSDAALTFEINSIALDHMSVTFEHPLLEQMCSVEIDLGMDPTCIRCSLFGAEDERTSSDEYATRVLQRCLSIPVTMRAILRQMQSPSSRWANGPGDPQGSFERRFQTHINGDSDSHTGSNGQYGNPSFTGGSGGGGFDGGHSPRTHNIGNSDVMMHQSMSNPHASTPKETENESFNGEMEQPGEVVSLAEDGTSANRSKGQFLPASEARSSTSTLGNADLTKYSVNSHSSDSILGITLNNSSTQFNPVRRLNNDVSLKSETVDMEVSVLEPTTENNQSVTEDADSLSSNDAVASLLNVSKNRESPSPKNKSAYPSVSITPVTSLHTSSLATAYPNINLERRPGIEIIPFSKDQSSSIPSSLTITPVGGKPAKDKSKYKDFRLKESLSAPDSDTKERDREKERERKERKRRREGEKSPSSGSGGKPTKMMSLSATLMGPPGALLKLDSSPKLSHKNNSSGSNSGSTPPANTNQSPLTSPSKSSSKSSTPSSSPKHPSSGGKPSMSALSMSALKSAASLFTGSTSPSSKSKKSKDRDRERSDKDRDRDKDRERDRDKDRDRDRERDKDRSRDREKKSRTPTPTSNHHSRGPPLLKTKSLDFALAVEDKSEETKEDNSFDSILALATANSEMLPSQLDLQSSIHAVTQELLSFSPPTLSDSENGKVSGSTGLPADGSMSCPSSGNPNKSPLRSRKSSLSAVIDKLRLQHNPESDVFQNSGPKYSADPASRMEQSEQGRSSFMDELMEESDSSASPKTNDVEDNMHFNRIHSGSNSPNDPFSQEDSGINETTDAHEGEFNGDSLPDKEFVKPFPPPSSRGTYGIRQHGYLSNSEADLNPNSPSVSVHIVNVPSPLALQQTRSPLANQLALVTAASGGPSPASSTSQSSPCMIDDDLMDEALVGLGK, translated from the exons ATGAGTGAGACCAACAAAAAGATGCAGCTAGAGCTGCTCATGGAAAAGCTAAGGCACAAAACAAGCCACCTAAATTTAACAGATAGCGCCAAAACTTTTCGAATGACAATATTG GAAAAACGCTATAACAATGATACAGTGGAAAAATTACAGTACCAAAAATGTCTCGATCTGTTGCAAACCAACATGAAAGTCACCTCATTGCAGTCAATGCTTGAAAGGCTGGAAAGCATATCTAGACAAGCAGG GTTAAAATTTACAGCTGATGGTTCAGGCCgagcatttttcatttcttcagaTATGTTCTATCTTGAAGTAATTGTTGAACAAGGTGGCTCGGTTTGTGAAGTACATATTCAACATGAAGGGAAAAGTGAGCCCCAAACATGTAATGAAATTGCTGTCTGTCTGAACTctggaaatttttcaaaatttaccAACCACCTTCAG GGCTTGTGTGCCATTTATCAAGTGAGTGCAGATAAGAAGCTGAAAGCCAAAGCTTTTGCTGCTTTAAGTGCGCTAGAATTAGACCTGGGTTCAATGTCAAAACTTCAAGTTTACAGGCAAGACATTGCCACACTTGTTCACAAATCACCCCTTGGCATTGTAATGCAAAGAGTAGGAGGATTGCCACTCACCCTTACCTACTTTCTTTCTCCCTACGACCTCGTGAATGTGCAATCTCCAACACTCACCATGACACTGGACAAAATCCTCGAGAAAAATGCTGGACTTTCTTGCACGATTGGAATTGACAGCGCTAACAATTATCAGCTACCG ATTTCACCACTGTTCTCTGTCACCCGAAACTCAGACGGGGAAAGCGTGCCTGCGTTCTCACCTCTTAACGCTGTTAATAGTGCATCCTTACCGGCAACTTTTGTTCTACGTATGCGTGACCCATTAGTACtgtgtttttcatttgccCAGCAAATAAAG TCTATTACTGGAATGGAAGTAGGAAACTGGGATCAACCTGAATATTTATTTTGGTCTTTGATCAAAACGGTATCAAAAGGTCTCATAGAATCCTCTGGAATTGAAGACGGGATCTGTCGGGCGCTTCATGTGACTTTACCTGATCAGCAGCATAGCTATTTTATCACTGAAAGCGAAGATACTGCGTTGAAGTGTTGCTCTGTTAGCTCCATTCCATTTAG TCATCCGTCACATGTACCGCAAATTCTTGCCATTCTCAGAAGACAAGGGCTGCTAAACGCGCTGCTTTCGTCGTGCATTCGCCCCAAAAGTCAATCGGACTCGGATGCTGCATTGACTTTTGAAATCAATTCAATTGCTCTTGACCACATGTCTGTAACATTTGAACATCCGCTTTTAGAGCAGATGTGCTCCGTGGAAATTGATTTAGGCATGGATCCTACTTGTATACGATGCAGTCTGTTTGGAGCTGAGGATGAGAGGACATCAAGCGACGAATATGCTACGCGAGTGTTACAGCGGTGCTTATCCATTCCAGTTACAATGCGAGCTATTTTGCGTCAG aTGCAGTCTCCGTCTTCACGGTGGGCAAATGGACCTGGAGACCCTCAAGGATCATTTGAACGACGTTTTCAGACGCACATCAACGGGGATTCAGATTCCCACACCGGATCCAATGGGCAGTATGGCAACCCATCGTTTACAGGCGGAAGCGGTGGCGGAGGATTCGATGGTGGCCATTCACCCAGAACCCACAACATTGGAAATAGCGACGTCATGATGCATCAGTCGATGTCAAACCCTCATGCATCAACTCCAAAAGAAACCGAGAACGAGTCTTTCAATGGAGAAATGGAGCAGCCAGGGGAAGTAGTCTCTCTTGCCGAAGATGGTACATCAGCGAACCGAA GTAAAGGTCAGTTTCTTCCGGCGTCCGAAGCGAGATCTTCTACTTCTACACTAGGGAATGCTGATCTTACAAAATATAG TGTCAACTCTCATTCATCGGATTCAATACTGGGCATTACTTTGAACAATTCCTCGACGCAGTTCAACCCGGTTCGTAGACTCAACAACGATGTATCTTTGAAATCTGAGACGGTGGACATGGAGGTCAGCGTACTGGAACCTACGACAGAGAATAACCAAAGTGTTACAGAAGATGCTGATTCCCTGTCGTCGAACGATGCAGTTGCATCTCTATTGAACGTCTCAAAGAATAGAGAGTCACCATCTCCGAAAAACAAATCTGCTTACCCGTCTGTCAGCATCACACCCGTAACTTCCTTACACACGAGTTCGCTCGCTACCGCTTATCCAAACATTAACTTGGAACGACGGCCCGGAATTGAGATCATTCCTTTCAGCAAAGATCAGTCCTCGAGTATCCCAAGCTCGCTGACCATCACTCCGGTAGGGGGTAAACCGGCCAAGGATAAGAGCAAGTACAAGGATTTCCGCTTGAAAGAGAGTCTCAGCGCTCCTGATTCCGACACGAAGGAGAGGGATCGCGAAAAGGAacgagaaaggaaagaaaggaaacgcCGACGAGAAGGAGAAAAATCGCCTTCAAGTGGCAGTGGGGGAAAACCAACAAAGATGATGAGCCTAAGTGCTACCCTAATGGGGCCACCCGGAGCTCTATTGAAATTGGATTCCAGTCCGAAACTAAGCCATAAAAATAATAGCAGTGGAAGTAACAGCGGATCTACACCACCCGCAAATACCAACCAGAGCCCTCTAACTTCCCCTTCAAAATCCAGCAGCAAAAGTTCGACGCCATCCAGCAGCCCTAAACACCCTAGTTCTGGCGGTAAGCCATCAATGTCAGCTCTGTCAATGTCGGCTCTGAAAT CTGCTGCATCCTTATTCACAGGTTCAACATCGCCGTCTTCAAAATCAAAGAAGAGCAAAGACAGAGATCGCGAAAGAAGTGACAAGGACCGAGACAGAGACAAGGATCGAGAACGAGATCGCGACAAAGACCGAGATCGGGACAGAGAAAGAGACAAAGATCGATCGAGAGATCGCGAAAAAAAATCGCGTACACCGACTCCAACATCCAATCACCATAGTCGTGGCCCACCTTTGCTCAAGACCAAGTCGCTTGATTTCGCCTTAGCCGTTGAAGACAAATCGGAAGAAACCAAAGAGGACAACAGTTTCGATTCCATTCTAGCCCTGGCTACGGCTAACAG CGAAATGTTGCCATCTCAACTGGATTTGCAAAGCTCTATTCATGCGGTCACCCAGGAGCTTCTATCCTTCTCACCTCCAACCCTGTCCG ATTCTGAAAATGGCAAGGTTAGTGGTAGCACTGGGTTGCCAGCGGACGGTTCGATGTCGTGTCCGTCTTCGGGCAATCCTAACAAATCACCTTTACGATCAAGAAAAAGTTCGCTATCGGCCGTCATAGATAAGCTTCGGTTGCAACATAATCCAGAATCGGACGTTTTTCAGAACAGCG GGCCCAAGTATAGTGCTGATCCAGCATCGAGGATGGAACAATCAGAG CAGGGTCGTTCCAGCTTCATGGATGAGTTAATGGAAGAAAGTGATTCATCTGCCAGTCCAAAGACTAACGATGTCGAGGACAATATGCATTTCAATAGGATCCATTCGGGTAGCAATTCTCCAAATGATCCATTTTCTCAGG AAGACAGTGGCATTAACGAGACGACTGACGCACATGAAGGGGAATTTAACGGAGATTCTTTGCCTGACAAGGAGTTCGTTAAACCGTTCCCGCCTCCTTCCTCTCGCGGAACATACGGTATTCGACAACACGGGTACCTGTCGAATTCGGAGGCTGATCTGAATCCTAACTCGCCATCCGTATCTGTACACATTGTAAATGTTCCTTCTCCTCTAGCTTTACAGCAAACGAG ATCTCCTTTAGCCAATCAACTTGCTCTTGTTACGGCCGCTAGCGGCGGACCATCACCAGCGTCGAGTACCTCTCAAAGCTCGCCGTGCATGATTGATGACGACCTAATGGATGAAGCCCTAGTCGGCCTTGGGAAATGA